One region of Streptomyces davaonensis JCM 4913 genomic DNA includes:
- a CDS encoding glutaredoxin family protein, translated as MADMTPLFRRSGARAPQERLVTLIRKPGCHLCDDAQIVIEKVCADLGVPWEQKDITEDRQLHDEYWEQIPVVLVDGEQHTFWRVNEDRLRRALTD; from the coding sequence ATGGCCGACATGACTCCCCTCTTCCGCCGCAGCGGGGCCAGGGCGCCCCAGGAGCGGCTCGTCACCCTCATCCGCAAGCCGGGCTGTCATCTGTGTGATGACGCACAGATCGTCATCGAGAAGGTCTGCGCCGATCTCGGGGTCCCCTGGGAGCAGAAGGACATCACCGAGGACCGCCAACTCCACGACGAGTACTGGGAACAGATCCCCGTGGTGCTCGTCGACGGGGAGCAGCACACCTTCTGGCGGGTGAACGAGGACCGCCTTCGCCGGGCACTGACCGACTAG
- a CDS encoding HAD family hydrolase: MAALGWLTPRRRSATARSVLAGEASAEAARKSVPDTVPEEEPEFPVLGDDKAAAFFDLDNTVMQGAALFHFGRGLYKRKFFETRDLAKFAWQQAWFRLAGVEDPEHMQEARDSALSIVKGHRVSELQSIGEEIYDEYMAERIWPGTRALAQAHLDAGQKVWLVTAAPVEIAQVIARRLGLTGALGTVAESVDGVYTGKLVGEPLHGPAKAEAVRALASAEGLDLTRCAAYSDSHNDIPMLSLVGHPYAINPDTKLRKHARQLDWRLRDYRTGRKAAKVGIPAAAGVGAVAGGTAAAIALSRRKR; this comes from the coding sequence ATGGCCGCTCTCGGATGGCTCACCCCTCGTAGGCGCTCCGCCACGGCGCGGAGCGTGTTGGCAGGCGAGGCCTCGGCGGAGGCCGCGCGCAAGTCGGTCCCCGACACAGTGCCGGAGGAGGAACCGGAGTTCCCGGTGCTCGGGGACGACAAGGCAGCCGCGTTCTTCGACCTGGACAACACCGTGATGCAGGGCGCCGCGCTGTTCCACTTCGGCCGGGGCCTGTACAAGCGGAAGTTCTTCGAGACCCGCGACCTGGCCAAGTTCGCCTGGCAGCAGGCGTGGTTCCGGCTCGCCGGGGTCGAGGATCCGGAACACATGCAGGAGGCCCGGGACTCCGCGCTGTCGATCGTGAAGGGGCATCGGGTCTCCGAGCTCCAGTCGATCGGCGAGGAGATCTACGACGAGTACATGGCGGAGCGGATCTGGCCGGGCACCCGGGCGCTGGCCCAGGCTCACCTGGACGCGGGCCAGAAGGTGTGGCTGGTGACGGCGGCGCCGGTGGAGATCGCGCAGGTGATCGCGCGGCGACTGGGGCTGACCGGTGCGCTGGGCACGGTCGCCGAGTCGGTGGACGGCGTCTACACGGGCAAGCTGGTCGGCGAACCGCTGCACGGCCCGGCCAAGGCGGAGGCGGTGCGCGCCCTCGCGTCGGCGGAGGGCCTGGACCTGACCCGCTGCGCGGCGTACAGCGACAGCCACAACGACATCCCGATGCTGTCCCTGGTGGGCCACCCCTACGCGATCAACCCGGACACCAAGCTCCGCAAGCACGCCCGTCAACTGGACTGGCGGCTGCGCGACTACCGCACCGGCCGCAAGGCGGCGAAGGTCGGCATCCCGGCCGCGGCGGGCGTCGGCGCGGTGGCCGGTGGTACGGCGGCGGCGATCGCCCTGTCCCGCCGCAAGCGGTAG
- a CDS encoding ECF subfamily RNA polymerase sigma factor, BldN family, producing the protein MYPHVGVDASGLATLRATVQDLLRGFVPTAYAVPALAVAAAPVGPCYALADGGAAVGRRGRSAGATTTRRPAADSDSARMMDLVERAQAGEADAFGRLYDQYSDTVYRYIYYRVGGKATAEDLTSETFLRALRRIGTFTWQGRDFGAWLVTIARNLVADHFKSSRFRLEVTTGEMLDANEVERSPEDSVLESLSNAALLDAVRRLNPQQQECVTLRFLQGLSVAETARVMGKNEGAIKTLQYRAVRTLARLLPDDAR; encoded by the coding sequence GTGTACCCACACGTCGGGGTTGACGCCTCGGGCCTGGCTACGCTGCGCGCAACGGTCCAAGACCTGTTGCGCGGCTTCGTCCCCACCGCGTACGCCGTCCCCGCACTCGCCGTAGCCGCCGCCCCCGTCGGCCCTTGCTACGCGCTCGCCGACGGCGGTGCCGCCGTCGGCAGACGGGGGCGCTCGGCCGGTGCCACGACCACCCGGCGCCCGGCCGCGGACAGCGACAGCGCCCGCATGATGGATCTCGTGGAGCGCGCACAGGCCGGCGAGGCCGACGCCTTCGGGCGGCTCTACGACCAGTACAGCGACACCGTCTATCGGTACATCTATTACCGGGTCGGAGGTAAGGCCACCGCCGAGGACCTCACCAGCGAGACCTTTCTGCGGGCCCTGCGCCGGATCGGCACCTTCACCTGGCAGGGCCGGGACTTCGGCGCCTGGCTCGTCACCATCGCCCGCAATCTTGTCGCCGACCACTTCAAGTCCAGCCGCTTCCGGCTGGAGGTCACCACCGGCGAGATGCTCGACGCCAACGAGGTCGAGCGCTCCCCCGAGGACTCGGTGCTGGAGTCGCTCTCCAACGCCGCCCTGCTCGACGCCGTACGACGGCTCAACCCGCAGCAGCAGGAGTGCGTCACGCTCCGCTTCCTCCAGGGTCTGTCCGTCGCCGAGACCGCCCGCGTGATGGGCAAGAACGAGGGCGCCATCAAAACGCTCCAGTACCGGGCCGTGCGCACCCTAGCCCGGCTCCTGCCGGACGACGCCCGCTGA
- a CDS encoding DUF5667 domain-containing protein — MIANVSAHRRANAFAQALEEQSDRGTAAEQPEGSAPAPAAAEPTEQGRLLALTSGLGELPRPELDPEVKVVQRAQLVAAMEAMLLEGAGGGADSVPEQRSHRARGAHRASPLGKLRPRSRLAKGLTAGGLSVGVAAGAFGGVAAASGDALPGDSLYGLKRGIEDFKRGLADGDRERGQVYLDQASTRLNEARRLMERDRGGPLDHESLGEIRRALSGMHHDASEGHRLLSAVYEADPDSLGPIQALSNFSSSNRDAWGALRDRLPVQLGDVGEQVSSVFAAIDEEVAPLQSLLPEPPARGGGSGRQGGPGASSPGSSSGTGRSAAPSSGNSTSDGQSSSGSPSRSAGSDSSDDGLLGGSTGGLLDPPQDSTGSSAPSSSSPPITEPDVTLPPLLPGLLPGLGIDGEDAN; from the coding sequence GTGATCGCGAACGTATCGGCGCACCGGCGGGCGAACGCCTTCGCCCAGGCCCTGGAGGAGCAGTCCGACCGGGGCACGGCGGCCGAGCAGCCAGAAGGATCGGCACCGGCCCCGGCAGCTGCGGAACCGACCGAGCAGGGCCGCCTGTTGGCCCTCACCTCGGGTCTCGGCGAGCTGCCAAGACCGGAGCTGGATCCCGAGGTCAAGGTCGTCCAGCGGGCCCAGCTCGTGGCCGCGATGGAGGCCATGCTGCTGGAGGGCGCAGGAGGCGGGGCGGATTCGGTACCGGAGCAGCGCTCCCACCGGGCCCGGGGCGCACACCGGGCGAGCCCACTGGGCAAGCTGCGCCCGCGGTCCCGGCTCGCCAAGGGCCTCACCGCGGGCGGCCTCAGTGTCGGGGTGGCCGCCGGAGCCTTCGGCGGCGTCGCCGCGGCCAGCGGCGACGCCCTGCCCGGGGACTCGCTCTACGGCCTCAAGCGCGGCATCGAGGACTTCAAGCGCGGCCTCGCCGACGGCGACCGCGAGCGCGGCCAGGTCTACCTCGACCAGGCCTCCACCCGGCTGAACGAGGCCCGTCGACTGATGGAGCGCGACCGCGGCGGCCCGCTCGACCACGAGTCCCTCGGCGAGATCCGGCGCGCCCTGTCCGGAATGCATCACGACGCCTCCGAGGGCCACCGGCTGCTCTCCGCGGTCTACGAGGCCGACCCGGACTCCCTCGGCCCCATCCAGGCGCTGTCCAACTTCTCCAGCTCGAACCGCGACGCCTGGGGCGCCCTCCGCGACCGCCTCCCCGTCCAGCTCGGCGACGTCGGCGAGCAGGTGTCGTCGGTCTTCGCCGCCATAGACGAAGAAGTGGCCCCGCTCCAGTCCCTGCTGCCCGAGCCCCCGGCCCGGGGCGGCGGCAGCGGGCGGCAGGGCGGACCCGGAGCGTCCTCCCCTGGCTCCTCCTCCGGTACGGGCCGCTCGGCGGCCCCCAGCAGCGGCAACAGCACCTCCGACGGCCAGTCCAGCAGCGGCAGCCCCAGCAGGTCCGCGGGCTCCGACAGCTCGGACGACGGACTGCTCGGCGGCAGCACCGGCGGCCTGCTCGACCCGCCGCAGGACAGCACGGGCAGCAGCGCCCCGTCCTCCAGCAGCCCGCCCATCACCGAGCCCGACGTCACCCTGCCGCCCCTGCTCCCGGGCCTGCTCCCCGGTCTCGGCATCGACGGCGAGGACGCGAACTAG